One window from the genome of Gambusia affinis linkage group LG14, SWU_Gaff_1.0, whole genome shotgun sequence encodes:
- the LOC122843352 gene encoding GATA zinc finger domain-containing protein 14-like produces MARDNSLLSLMPSPVRYKQRCGPPLGLILHLSPLHSLIFYYFLSCAAAAGTIEYDYGISPKFVCTPVPPEADPSCYSPPSVPHGPSSSSHGTDHSTGNHRGIMSDEAKATILHLRESLVRQKETILDQRETIRELTAKLTLCEGFGGHHNIGHHESHHGYHDNHHDTHHSSHQDNHNSHHGEHHGHHGSHHGPSSLHHGPSAHHGSDHHSSHGSHRSDLHHQKGSSYGKHSSFSPEQTGKTLQILKERLENLQARNSSSSYSSSLRELLQRKINALEEQLHSYYRDQHNDHHADHHDDLHNDNHSSSHHDDHHSTHHGGHLDDSHHDSHHSSGHHEDHHRSHHGSHRYNHHSNQHSRHYDPHYGWHRGHHYGHHEDHHSSHHNDHHNDHHGDHHGGHDSHLGHHNSLHGSGHHDDDHDDHHGTEDHEHNHEREHPPRRLPYTSKETSLRGSGHSKLETVLSQLHHNDHGNQKKLKSPSAFLLEFPMRTNYMYARMKRSVVNEIFALTICLWLKPGEGSNLGTPISYAVPGQANELVLMEWGSNPMELLINDKAVTVPITLTDGKWHHVCVTWSTHDGVWEAYQDGVKKGSGQNLSAWNPIKPGGIFMLGQEQDTMGGRFDITQSFLGELSDLQFWSRVLTANEIHTQATCGSHLVGDVMSWSEEQVELHGGLTELPFEPCH; encoded by the exons ATGGCCAGAGACAACAGCCTTCTGAGCCTCATGCCTTCACCTGTGAGGTATAAGCAAAGGTGTGGACCACCTCTGGGTTTAATCCTGCATCTTTCTCCCCTACATTCTCtgattttttattactttttgtcatgtgctgctgctgcgggCACCATAGAATATGACTATGGAATTAGCCCCAAATTTGTCTGTACTCCCGTTCCCCCAGAAGCAGATCCCAGCTGTTATTCACCACCTTCTGTGCCCCATGGACCAAGTAGTAGCAGTCATGGGACTGACCACAGCACCGGCAACCATCGGGGCATAATGTCAGATGAGGCAAAAGCCACCATTTTGCACCTTCGTGAGAGCCTTGTAAGGCAGAAGGAAACAATCCTGGACCAGAGGGAGACCATCAGAGAACTGACTGCCAAACTCACATTGTGTGAAGGGTTTGGTGGTCACCACAACATTGGTCATCACGAAAGCCACCATGGTTACCATGACAATCATCATGACACTCATCATAGCAGCCATCAGGACAATCATAACAGCCACCATGGTGAGCACCATGGACATCATGGCAGCCATCATGGGCCGTCCTCACTGCACCATGGGCCCTCAGCACATCATGGCAGTGATCATCACTCCTCCCATGGCAGCCACAGGTCAGACCTCCACCACCAAAAGGGTTCGTCATATGGCAAACACAGCTCTTTTTCGCCAGAACAGACTGGAAAGACGCTACAGATATTGAAAGAGAGGCTGGAGAACTTGCAG GCAAGAAACTCCTCCAGTTCCTACTCAAGCTCCCTGAGAGAACTCCTCCAGCGAAAGATCAATGCTCTAGAAGAACAGTTACACAGTTACTACAGAGATCAACATAATGACCACCATGCTGATCACCATGATGACTTGCATAATGATAACCACAGCAGCAGCCACCATGATGACCACCATTCTACTCACCATGGTGGCCATCTTGACGATAGTCACCATGATAGCCACCATAGCAGTGGTCACCATGAAGACCATCACAGAAGCCACCATGGTAGCCATAGATACAACCATCACAGCAACCAACATAGTCGCCATTATGACCCCCACTATGGCTGGCATCGTGGTCATCACTATGGTCACCATGAAGACCATCACAGCAGCCACCACAATGACCATCATAATGACCACCATGGTGACCATCATGGTGGTCATGATAGCCATCTTGGCCACCATAATTCTCTCCATGGATCTGGACATCATGATGACGATCATGATGATCACCATGGCACTGAAGACCATGAGCACAATCATGAAAGGGAGCACCCACCCAGGCGCCTTCCTTACACTAGCAAGGAAACAAGTCTGCGGGGCTCTGGCCACAGCAAGCTGGAAACAGTTCTCAGCCAACTACATCACAATGACCATG GAAACCAAAAGAAGCTTAAGAGTCCAAGTGCTTTCCTGCTTGAGTTTCCCATGAGGACCAACTACATGTATGCCAGAATGAAGCGATCAGTGGTCAATGAGATCTTTGCCCTGACCATCTGTCTGTGGCTGAAGCCAGGGGAAGGTTCTAACCTTGGAACACCCATTTCCTACGCCGTGCCTGGGCAAGCTAATGAGCTGGTGCTAATGGAATGGGGCAGCAACCCAATGGAGCTGCTCATTAATGACAAG GCGGTGACAGTACCAATAACTTTGACAGATGGAAAGTGGCATCATGTGTGCGTGACATGGTCAACACATGACGGCGTTTGGGAGGCTTACCAGGATGGAGTGAAGAAAGGTTCCGGACAGAACCTGTCAGCCTGGAATCCCATAAAACCAGGAGGGATCTTTATGTTGGGTCAGGAACAG GACACAATGGGAGGTCGCTTTGACATCACTCAATCTTTCTTGGGAGAGTTGTCAGATCTCCAGTTCTGGTCCAGAGTCTTGACAGCCAATGAGATTCACACCCAGGCAACATGTGGAAGCCACCTCGTTGGTGACGTCATGTCGTGGTCTGAAGAGCAAGTGGAACTTCATGGAGGGCTGACTGAGCTTCCTTTTGAGCCTTGTCACTAA